One genomic region from Sphingobacterium multivorum encodes:
- a CDS encoding MotA/TolQ/ExbB proton channel family protein has protein sequence MSLVQDTARAAVDSFNQAAQQPLPAAAPTENMSLIDMMIKGGWIMVPILLLFFIGLVIFFERYLTIRRAAKYDNSLMSQVKANVLSGNLDSALAVVRSSNSALGRMLQKGLLRVGRPIKDIEGAIENVGKLEVAKLEKNINILGIIAGIAPMLGFVGTIFGVIKIFHDVELAGGIDIASVSGGLYVKMVSSASGLAVGILAYLGYHILNMMVERLILRMETDAVEFIDLLDEPGR, from the coding sequence ATGTCATTAGTACAAGATACAGCACGGGCTGCTGTGGATTCGTTTAATCAAGCTGCACAACAACCATTACCTGCTGCTGCGCCTACAGAAAACATGAGTTTGATCGATATGATGATCAAAGGGGGATGGATTATGGTTCCAATCCTATTGTTGTTCTTTATTGGATTGGTTATCTTTTTTGAGCGTTATTTGACGATTCGTCGTGCTGCAAAATATGACAACAGCTTAATGTCACAAGTAAAGGCAAATGTGTTGTCCGGGAATCTGGATTCGGCATTAGCTGTAGTTCGTTCAAGTAACTCAGCTTTGGGACGTATGTTGCAAAAAGGCTTGTTGCGTGTCGGCAGACCGATCAAAGATATTGAAGGAGCGATCGAAAACGTGGGTAAATTGGAAGTTGCCAAGTTAGAAAAGAACATCAATATTTTGGGTATTATTGCTGGTATTGCCCCTATGCTTGGTTTCGTAGGTACGATCTTTGGAGTAATTAAGATTTTCCACGACGTTGAATTAGCTGGTGGTATTGATATTGCTTCTGTATCTGGGGGACTATATGTAAAAATGGTATCGTCTGCATCAGGTCTTGCGGTGGGTATCTTAGCTTATTTGGGCTACCATATCCTGAATATGATGGTGGAACGATTGATTTTACGGATGGAAACGGATGCAGTAGAATTTATTGATTTATTGGATGAACCCGGAAGATAA
- a CDS encoding bifunctional folylpolyglutamate synthase/dihydrofolate synthase produces MNAYNEAIEYLYTRLPMFTRDGASAFKKDLDNTIKLCAALDNPQRKFKTLHIAGTNGKGSTSHMLAAILAEAGYKTGLYTSPHLLDFRERIRVNGKLCEQEFVVDFVNTHRELIEEVSPSFFEITVAMAFDYFEKNKVDIAVIEVGLGGRLDSTNIIQPLLSVITNIGFDHMNLLGNTLAEIAAEKAGIIKRDTPVVISEYAEETAAVFVDKAAIEHAPIQFASDKYETKMLAVDQDYLTVQAIDPSGQQATYQLDLKGSYQVKNLAGVLLAVDELRQLGFEISDQHIHHAVKNVQASTGIQGRWQQLSKDPFIICDTGHNEDGIHEVLKNLATTVYDKLHFVIGAMRDKDLSHMLPYLPKDATYYFSAPDMPRAMPADELRKEALEFGLVGLDYPSVEAAFDAAKEAYQQGNLIFVGGSNFVVAEVLASLTHE; encoded by the coding sequence ATGAATGCTTATAATGAGGCAATCGAGTATCTGTATACTCGATTGCCTATGTTTACAAGGGATGGCGCCTCTGCCTTCAAAAAAGACCTTGACAATACCATCAAACTTTGCGCTGCGTTGGACAACCCACAGCGAAAATTCAAAACGTTACATATTGCTGGCACAAACGGAAAGGGATCTACCTCCCATATGTTGGCCGCTATTTTGGCCGAAGCAGGCTATAAGACCGGCCTCTATACTTCACCACATTTACTGGATTTCAGAGAACGTATTCGTGTCAATGGAAAGTTATGTGAGCAAGAATTTGTTGTCGATTTTGTCAATACCCATCGCGAGCTTATAGAAGAAGTCAGTCCATCCTTTTTCGAAATTACTGTAGCCATGGCTTTTGATTATTTCGAGAAGAATAAGGTTGATATCGCTGTCATTGAAGTCGGCCTTGGCGGGCGTTTGGATAGCACCAATATTATTCAGCCTTTGCTGTCCGTAATTACCAATATCGGTTTTGATCACATGAATCTTCTCGGTAATACACTGGCAGAAATTGCTGCGGAGAAGGCGGGAATTATCAAAAGAGATACTCCTGTCGTTATTTCGGAATATGCCGAAGAAACGGCTGCTGTGTTTGTGGATAAAGCAGCAATCGAGCATGCACCGATACAATTCGCTTCTGACAAGTATGAGACCAAGATGCTGGCCGTCGATCAAGATTATTTAACGGTGCAGGCCATTGATCCTAGCGGTCAACAAGCAACATATCAGCTCGATCTTAAAGGCTCTTATCAGGTGAAAAATCTTGCCGGCGTGTTATTAGCTGTGGATGAGTTGCGTCAACTGGGCTTTGAGATCAGTGATCAACATATTCATCACGCGGTGAAAAACGTGCAAGCAAGTACAGGAATTCAAGGGCGGTGGCAACAATTGTCTAAGGATCCATTTATCATCTGTGATACAGGGCATAACGAGGACGGAATTCATGAAGTGCTCAAAAATTTGGCGACAACAGTTTATGATAAATTGCACTTTGTGATAGGGGCAATGCGTGATAAGGATTTATCCCATATGTTGCCTTATCTACCGAAAGATGCGACCTACTATTTCTCCGCTCCGGATATGCCGCGTGCAATGCCAGCGGATGAGTTGCGGAAAGAAGCTTTGGAATTTGGTCTAGTTGGACTCGATTATCCATCCGTGGAAGCCGCGTTTGATGCAGCAAAAGAGGCGTATCAGCAAGGTAACCTAATTTTTGTTGGCGGAAGCAATTTTGTTGTTGCGGAAGTGCTGGCTAGTTTGACGCATGAATAG
- a CDS encoding tetratricopeptide repeat protein, producing MYKKIYQVGVALTVMATPALAQQTEWQQINKAYKTGMELYERGKFSSASAQFDRVEALRTKSNLQLDETEELSLLKENVRYYQAVCALELGESDAENRFLKYIKDFPVSANAKAAYFQIGKSYYAKKDYVKALEWFNKIDSKNLAGKENVEYRFKYGYASFMTKDYKTAKPLFEGLKDQKTEFQEASIYYYAYLSYLDAEYKTALNEFERLNGSKQFENSYPYYITALYFLDKRYDDVLDYALPILSRTKQENETEMFRIIAATYFIKGDLKTSKEYYDKFQAQDQGKTQNNQDSYQIGYIAYKLKDYDKAIAELEKMTEPDAYYQSAMITLGDAFLKKGNKQSARNAFFRASKLDFDPAMQEEGLFNYAKLSYELEFHQVALASTQEYLKTYPKSKRLEEAKTLLAEVLLSTKNYREAVDILESIPKRGKEANAAYQKVTYYRGLEYYNERAFENAISLFMRSEEFRYDEEIYALATYWKAEAMYEVRKYGEAVTNFNKFLRLSGASKTDVYGYANYALAYAAFRNGNYSTAANYFERFLASGGSKGIEMNTRNDAIARLGDSYFSSKNYGRALTEYNKLISSKAPSQDYALFQRGIIQGLQGDNNGKISTLNAVIAQFPSSNYADDIAFEIPYTRFLMGESDQAIAGLQTMVEKYPRSSYVPRALVTIGLVQYNQDNNDAALATFQRVVDQYASTDEARQAMRSIENIYLDKGDATGYIKYATGTNLGDVSKSEQDSRSFSTATTLFSRGNYQGAVEAVNAYFDKFPKPNQEKYARFVRAESNAALGNTEDALHDYNIILNDWTSPYTERTLISVSNLYLKQKKYNEATQLLKKLELTSEYKANYGFAINNLMVSYFQIGDYKEALNYTNAVKNYEKSSEEEIANAFLYAGKCYVKQNKKTEAMKEFSLAALKSRTVFGAEAKYNVALLQLENRQYDACIKTAMDLSDNFSSYEYWVAKSFITMADAYAGKGDTFQAKATLESIVDNYDAKDDILPAAKERLNKLNNKKK from the coding sequence ATGTATAAGAAGATTTACCAGGTGGGAGTTGCATTAACCGTTATGGCGACGCCAGCATTAGCGCAACAGACAGAATGGCAACAAATCAACAAGGCGTACAAAACAGGAATGGAATTGTATGAACGCGGAAAATTTAGTTCTGCTTCAGCCCAATTTGACCGTGTTGAAGCTTTGCGGACAAAATCCAACTTGCAATTGGACGAAACAGAGGAACTGTCTTTGTTGAAAGAGAACGTACGGTATTATCAAGCAGTTTGCGCACTGGAATTGGGCGAATCCGATGCCGAGAACCGTTTTCTGAAATACATTAAAGATTTCCCTGTCAGTGCAAATGCTAAAGCAGCTTATTTTCAAATCGGTAAATCCTATTATGCTAAAAAAGATTATGTTAAGGCCTTAGAGTGGTTTAACAAGATCGATAGCAAAAATTTAGCAGGTAAAGAAAATGTAGAATATCGCTTTAAATATGGATATGCTTCCTTTATGACAAAGGATTATAAAACGGCGAAACCATTATTTGAAGGATTGAAAGATCAAAAAACTGAATTTCAGGAAGCTTCCATCTATTACTACGCTTATTTATCGTATCTCGACGCAGAATATAAAACAGCATTGAACGAATTTGAACGTTTGAATGGATCCAAACAATTCGAAAATAGTTACCCCTATTATATCACTGCTTTGTATTTCTTGGATAAACGCTACGACGATGTATTGGATTATGCATTGCCAATTTTGTCGCGAACAAAACAAGAAAATGAAACAGAGATGTTCCGCATTATAGCGGCAACATACTTTATCAAAGGTGATTTAAAAACATCAAAAGAGTATTACGATAAATTCCAGGCACAAGATCAAGGTAAGACGCAGAATAATCAGGATAGCTACCAAATTGGTTACATTGCCTACAAATTGAAGGATTACGATAAAGCGATCGCAGAGTTGGAAAAAATGACCGAGCCTGACGCTTATTATCAGTCTGCGATGATTACCCTAGGTGATGCTTTCTTGAAGAAAGGCAATAAGCAATCTGCGCGTAATGCATTTTTCCGGGCTTCGAAATTGGATTTTGATCCGGCAATGCAAGAAGAGGGCTTATTCAACTATGCTAAGCTTTCGTATGAGTTGGAATTCCACCAAGTGGCTTTGGCTTCTACACAAGAATACTTGAAAACGTATCCAAAATCGAAACGTTTGGAGGAAGCGAAAACTTTACTTGCTGAAGTATTGTTGAGTACAAAAAACTACCGCGAAGCAGTTGATATTTTGGAATCTATCCCTAAACGTGGAAAAGAAGCAAACGCAGCTTATCAAAAGGTAACCTACTACAGAGGTTTGGAATATTATAACGAGCGTGCTTTTGAAAATGCAATTTCCCTATTCATGCGCTCCGAAGAGTTTCGTTATGACGAGGAAATTTACGCTTTAGCCACCTATTGGAAAGCGGAAGCCATGTACGAAGTTCGTAAATATGGTGAAGCGGTTACAAATTTCAATAAATTCTTACGTTTATCAGGAGCTAGCAAAACGGATGTGTATGGCTATGCCAATTATGCGTTAGCCTATGCGGCTTTCCGTAATGGTAACTACAGCACGGCGGCAAATTACTTCGAACGTTTCTTAGCGTCCGGTGGTTCGAAAGGAATTGAAATGAATACACGTAATGATGCAATTGCACGCTTAGGTGATTCTTATTTCTCTTCGAAAAACTACGGTAGAGCATTAACAGAATACAATAAATTAATTTCCTCTAAAGCTCCTAGTCAGGATTACGCGTTATTCCAGCGTGGTATTATTCAAGGATTACAAGGGGATAATAATGGTAAAATTTCAACATTGAATGCTGTTATTGCGCAATTCCCGAGTTCTAATTATGCCGACGATATTGCTTTTGAGATTCCTTATACACGTTTCTTGATGGGAGAAAGTGATCAGGCAATTGCAGGCCTTCAAACAATGGTTGAAAAATACCCGCGCAGTAGTTATGTGCCACGTGCTTTGGTGACGATCGGTTTAGTTCAGTATAATCAAGATAACAATGATGCTGCATTGGCAACCTTCCAACGTGTAGTTGATCAATATGCATCAACAGATGAAGCAAGACAGGCCATGCGTTCCATTGAGAACATCTATTTGGACAAAGGCGATGCAACAGGATATATCAAATATGCAACGGGAACAAATTTAGGTGACGTTTCGAAATCTGAACAAGATTCACGTTCATTCTCGACTGCGACGACTTTATTCTCAAGAGGTAATTATCAAGGGGCGGTGGAAGCTGTAAATGCATATTTCGACAAATTCCCGAAACCAAATCAAGAGAAATATGCACGTTTTGTTCGTGCTGAAAGTAACGCAGCTCTGGGTAATACAGAAGATGCATTACATGATTACAATATTATCTTGAATGACTGGACGTCTCCTTATACAGAACGCACGTTGATTTCGGTTTCCAATTTATATTTGAAACAAAAGAAATATAACGAAGCGACACAGTTGTTGAAAAAACTGGAGCTTACTTCTGAGTATAAGGCTAACTATGGTTTCGCAATCAATAACTTAATGGTCTCTTATTTCCAGATTGGGGATTATAAAGAAGCATTAAATTATACCAATGCTGTCAAGAATTACGAGAAGTCTTCGGAAGAGGAGATCGCAAATGCTTTCTTGTATGCAGGTAAATGTTATGTGAAGCAGAATAAGAAAACTGAAGCCATGAAAGAATTCAGTTTAGCAGCATTGAAGAGCCGTACCGTCTTCGGTGCAGAAGCAAAATACAATGTTGCCCTACTGCAATTGGAAAATAGACAATACGATGCTTGTATTAAGACAGCTATGGATCTATCTGATAATTTCTCTTCGTACGAATATTGGGTAGCGAAAAGTTTTATCACTATGGCAGATGCTTATGCAGGTAAGGGGGATACCTTCCAAGCAAAAGCTACACTTGAATCGATTGTGGATAACTATGATGCGAAAGATGATATTTTGCCAGCAGCAAAAGAACGTCTAAATAAATTGAACAACAAAAAGAAATAG
- a CDS encoding TonB-dependent receptor, whose translation MKKLQNRNVKKYTLAALLMGVGLNSFAQETGKKNDPEKPVTIDSFDVVRDYKPILADAVKIRRSPDMTNKREYQPKLSYNNILDKKLDINTGLKQLNVQEIPFAQPFEHSSNYVKFGIGNYNSILGEAYLASEQFENTRFGLFAKHLSQKGNIDGQKFSTQDIGIFGRRVLDAVTVKGTIGYNRYGTNFYGQTFDQSGTTLLNTTPDKQTFTDIYLNGELSSNVDPKNEQALSYSAKVDGYLFKDAYKAKENSIALSGYLNKRLSAFNVGANLSVTMNNVKDSAEVKNHLAVINPYIRFKGDNYNVTLGANLTSEFGDSSRFNIFPSVEADFALAPEYISLFAGINGGVKQASFRSFAKENPYLAPNAKMINSIEKMNVYAGLKGNAGATFGYKVKVFYKQIEGLPLFKNSAFGDSQNGYVPWAFDVVYDGVINKAKHMGLEGEINVRLSQLVNLGGKVYIDDYKLSDEEEAWGLPKFRMQANARFNISDKFFVDAELSTQGNTYAYIYDYNTDGSRIANSGHKATIGSFADLNAGAEYRIKKQFGIFVKANNIFGKEYERYMYYPRLGFNVIGGLNYSF comes from the coding sequence ATGAAGAAGTTGCAAAATAGAAACGTGAAGAAATATACTTTAGCAGCGCTTTTGATGGGCGTGGGATTGAATTCTTTTGCACAGGAAACAGGCAAGAAGAATGATCCTGAAAAACCGGTCACTATCGATTCTTTTGATGTTGTTCGTGATTATAAACCAATTCTTGCGGATGCTGTAAAAATCCGCCGCAGTCCGGATATGACCAACAAACGGGAATACCAACCCAAATTGTCCTACAACAATATTTTGGACAAGAAATTGGATATCAATACGGGTTTGAAACAATTGAATGTACAGGAGATTCCTTTTGCGCAACCTTTCGAGCATAGTAGCAACTATGTCAAATTTGGTATCGGTAACTATAACAGTATATTGGGAGAGGCTTATTTAGCTTCTGAGCAGTTTGAAAACACACGGTTTGGCTTATTTGCAAAACATTTGAGCCAAAAGGGTAATATTGATGGACAGAAGTTCAGTACACAGGATATCGGTATCTTTGGTCGCCGTGTATTGGATGCGGTAACCGTTAAAGGTACCATCGGATACAATCGATATGGAACGAATTTCTATGGTCAGACTTTTGATCAATCGGGAACAACTTTATTGAATACGACTCCGGATAAACAGACCTTTACAGATATCTATTTGAATGGCGAGCTGTCAAGTAATGTGGATCCGAAGAATGAGCAAGCATTAAGCTATTCCGCAAAAGTTGATGGCTATTTGTTTAAAGATGCCTACAAAGCCAAAGAAAATTCGATCGCATTATCCGGTTATTTGAATAAGCGTTTAAGTGCATTCAATGTTGGGGCAAATTTAAGCGTAACAATGAATAACGTGAAAGATAGCGCTGAGGTGAAAAATCATTTGGCGGTTATCAATCCATATATTCGTTTTAAGGGCGACAATTATAACGTAACCTTGGGCGCGAATTTAACTTCTGAATTTGGCGATAGCTCAAGATTCAATATTTTCCCATCAGTAGAGGCTGATTTTGCTTTGGCTCCTGAATACATCTCTTTGTTTGCCGGGATTAATGGTGGCGTAAAACAAGCTTCTTTCCGTAGTTTCGCTAAAGAGAATCCGTATTTGGCTCCTAACGCTAAAATGATCAACTCGATTGAGAAAATGAATGTTTATGCGGGTTTAAAAGGAAATGCCGGTGCAACATTTGGTTATAAAGTAAAGGTATTCTACAAGCAGATTGAAGGACTGCCTTTATTTAAAAATAGTGCATTTGGTGATAGTCAAAATGGTTATGTGCCTTGGGCTTTTGATGTTGTTTATGATGGCGTGATCAATAAGGCTAAACATATGGGATTGGAAGGAGAAATCAATGTACGTCTTTCACAACTGGTTAATCTGGGCGGAAAAGTGTATATAGACGATTATAAATTGAGTGATGAGGAAGAAGCATGGGGATTGCCAAAATTCCGTATGCAGGCGAACGCACGCTTCAATATTTCGGATAAATTTTTCGTAGATGCTGAACTTTCTACACAAGGCAATACCTATGCATATATCTATGATTATAACACAGATGGTAGCCGTATTGCCAACAGCGGGCATAAGGCAACAATAGGTTCATTTGCTGATCTTAATGCAGGCGCAGAATACCGAATCAAAAAACAATTTGGTATTTTCGTCAAAGCAAATAATATTTTTGGGAAAGAATACGAACGTTATATGTATTACCCAAGATTGGGCTTTAATGTAATTGGTGGTCTTAATTATTCGTTTTAA
- a CDS encoding energy transducer TonB, which yields MRYHLQHEENNFPKALGISTLVMASLLLIGFFVVFKAQAPDEYGMGGMIVNYGTSPEGMGDDYMSVEEPSVDPNANNERPDRIDPVETPTPTPTQQVAEKAVATQDLEDAPAVTKTEKKVVSKAPETTKEVKEVAPQANAKALFKGNKNNGKGAGDGTGTTPGNQGSKLGDPLASNYGEGGSGNGNMMLSIENRSFTQRPSIDDNGQQAGKVAVEFRVNKQGVITYARAGVKGTTITDPSLLEKCERAVRGARLNQLPNAPDSQTGRIVFNFRLR from the coding sequence ATGAGATATCATCTTCAACATGAAGAAAATAATTTCCCCAAAGCGTTGGGGATATCGACTCTAGTCATGGCATCGTTGCTCTTGATTGGTTTTTTTGTTGTTTTTAAGGCACAGGCTCCGGATGAATATGGAATGGGGGGAATGATCGTTAATTATGGAACATCACCCGAAGGTATGGGGGATGACTATATGAGCGTTGAGGAACCTTCTGTAGATCCCAATGCGAATAATGAACGCCCAGACCGTATCGATCCTGTCGAAACACCTACCCCAACTCCAACGCAGCAAGTTGCGGAGAAGGCAGTCGCTACCCAGGATCTGGAAGATGCTCCTGCAGTAACAAAAACTGAAAAAAAGGTAGTATCAAAGGCGCCTGAAACCACCAAAGAAGTGAAAGAAGTGGCTCCTCAGGCAAACGCTAAAGCACTTTTTAAAGGGAATAAAAACAATGGTAAAGGAGCTGGTGATGGTACAGGGACAACACCTGGAAATCAGGGGTCCAAACTAGGTGATCCTTTAGCAAGTAATTATGGCGAAGGGGGATCTGGAAACGGTAACATGATGTTGTCTATTGAAAATCGAAGCTTTACACAACGACCAAGTATCGACGATAATGGACAGCAAGCAGGAAAGGTTGCTGTGGAGTTTAGAGTCAATAAGCAAGGGGTTATCACCTATGCGCGTGCTGGTGTAAAAGGAACGACGATCACCGATCCATCGTTATTGGAGAAATGTGAGCGCGCTGTACGTGGCGCTAGGCTAAACCAATTGCCGAATGCTCCCGACTCACAGACGGGACGGATTGTGTTCAATTTTAGATTAAGATAA
- a CDS encoding ExbD/TolR family protein, whose protein sequence is MNLRSRKNKPSAEVHTSALNDIMFFLMLFFLLASAVSNPQVVKLLLPKSSAGEQSVAKKTVTVSITKDLGYFIDKTPVPIEGLEAAIQSQMAAGEEVTIMLYVDNTVPIQNVISVMDVANRLKIKVVLATEPKKDK, encoded by the coding sequence ATGAACTTACGAAGTAGAAAAAATAAACCATCTGCAGAAGTACATACTTCAGCGCTGAATGACATCATGTTTTTCCTGATGTTATTCTTCCTGTTGGCTTCTGCAGTTTCTAATCCGCAAGTGGTGAAGCTATTGTTGCCAAAGTCAAGTGCGGGAGAACAATCTGTTGCTAAAAAGACCGTTACGGTATCGATTACAAAAGATTTGGGCTATTTTATTGATAAAACACCCGTTCCAATTGAAGGATTGGAGGCTGCAATTCAATCCCAAATGGCTGCAGGCGAGGAAGTGACAATTATGCTCTATGTCGATAATACGGTTCCCATTCAAAATGTTATTTCTGTTATGGATGTAGCGAATCGATTGAAGATTAAAGTGGTATTGGCAACAGAACCCAAAAAAGATAAGTAA